The Caproicibacterium lactatifermentans genome contains a region encoding:
- a CDS encoding alanyl-tRNA editing protein, with protein sequence METAKLYYENSYQRTFRAKVLSCEKTKSGWQIVLNRTAFYPEGGGQPGDQGVLDRVNVLDTHIKDGLILHQTDAPLPVGKQVTGGINWPLRRSRMQEHTGEHILSGVLHRFFGVTNVGFHMGSTCVTLDLDKPLDESQILLGERLANEAVYQDLPVQISYPDAETLKTLDYRSKKELTGRVRIVTIPGYDVCACCGTHVAHTGEVGMVKVLNWMHYKGGVRIFMLCGSRALKDYSGRLADISAVSNLLSAKPEKAAEAVQHVLEEKDTLQRRLDSVQNELFTVKANEATPGENGLLCCFEDGLRPDDLRHYASLLASKCPRAAAVFSGKDGRYRFVLASEKEDVRPLGKEMSAALNGRGGGKPNFIQGQVQASCTKIENWFAQK encoded by the coding sequence TTGGAAACTGCAAAACTGTATTATGAAAATAGCTATCAGCGTACTTTTCGTGCAAAGGTGCTTTCCTGTGAAAAAACAAAGTCTGGCTGGCAGATTGTCTTGAACCGCACTGCTTTTTATCCGGAAGGCGGCGGACAGCCGGGCGACCAAGGTGTGTTGGACCGCGTAAATGTGCTGGATACACATATCAAGGACGGCTTGATTCTGCACCAAACAGACGCACCTCTTCCGGTTGGCAAGCAGGTGACCGGCGGCATTAACTGGCCACTGCGCCGTTCGCGTATGCAGGAACATACAGGTGAGCATATTCTTTCCGGTGTGCTGCACCGCTTTTTCGGTGTTACCAATGTCGGCTTTCACATGGGCAGTACCTGTGTGACGCTGGATTTGGACAAGCCGCTGGATGAAAGCCAGATTCTGCTGGGGGAGCGTCTTGCCAATGAGGCCGTTTACCAAGACCTGCCGGTGCAGATAAGTTACCCGGACGCGGAAACATTGAAAACGCTGGACTATCGCAGCAAAAAGGAACTGACCGGCCGTGTGCGCATTGTAACGATTCCCGGCTATGATGTCTGCGCTTGCTGCGGCACACACGTCGCGCACACCGGTGAAGTCGGTATGGTCAAGGTGCTGAATTGGATGCACTACAAGGGCGGTGTACGCATCTTTATGCTGTGCGGCAGCCGCGCGCTGAAAGATTACAGCGGCCGCCTTGCTGACATCAGTGCGGTTTCCAATCTGCTTTCCGCAAAACCGGAGAAGGCGGCGGAAGCCGTACAGCATGTTCTCGAAGAAAAAGACACCCTGCAGCGCCGGCTGGATAGCGTACAGAACGAACTTTTCACTGTCAAGGCAAACGAAGCCACACCGGGTGAAAATGGCCTTCTGTGTTGTTTTGAAGATGGTTTGCGGCCGGATGATCTGCGCCATTATGCGTCACTGCTGGCGTCCAAGTGTCCGCGTGCAGCAGCTGTTTTCAGCGGAAAAGACGGCAGGTATCGTTTTGTTTTGGCCAGCGAAAAAGAGGACGTGCGTCCGCTGGGCAAAGAAATGAGTGCGGCGCTGAACGGCCGCGGCGGCGGCAAACCAAATTTCATACAGGGACAGGTACAGGCTTCCTGCACCAAAATTGAAAACTGGTTTGCACAAAAATAA
- a CDS encoding UbiA prenyltransferase family protein: MNWLQRFMYGRHGPDQLMLGLFVLFLILNVVCLFLHGLPYLIFAVLSTAVLLFALYRMLSRKNEKRWAENQKFLSIMQPVFRSFQTGRARWADRKVYRYYRCPKCKATLRVPRGRGKICIKCPVCKTEFIKKA; encoded by the coding sequence ATGAATTGGCTGCAGAGGTTCATGTACGGGCGCCATGGTCCTGACCAACTGATGCTGGGGCTGTTTGTACTGTTCCTTATCCTCAATGTTGTCTGTCTGTTCCTTCACGGTTTGCCCTACCTGATTTTTGCAGTTCTGTCGACTGCGGTCCTGCTGTTCGCACTGTACCGTATGCTGTCCCGTAAAAATGAAAAGCGCTGGGCGGAAAATCAAAAATTCCTTTCTATCATGCAGCCAGTTTTCCGTTCTTTTCAAACCGGGCGCGCACGCTGGGCAGACCGCAAGGTCTATCGCTACTACCGTTGCCCAAAGTGCAAAGCCACCCTACGTGTTCCGCGTGGACGCGGAAAGATCTGCATTAAATGTCCAGTCTGTAAAACAGAATTTATTAAAAAAGCGTAA
- a CDS encoding HAMP domain-containing sensor histidine kinase, with the protein MKKKMALLNVLIVVVSFVAAFLLCAFQLRSQYQREFSRRLDAVLSLSSLESEQFAENPQKEAQRLGSALQKAGQQVRVSIIERSGRVIGDSECKDIHENHLQRPEVQQALHSGRGYDLRQSETTHEGYLYAAQRVNAQYILRAALRTTEMDTAMRNLAVTAGICLAVGIFIACAATLPMLSHTFQPLQELTSAAEEISRGNYSSRMSVKNPNDEVGRLARSFNRMSCSTENAILELRHSQSRLKSLLEGMDDGVLAIDGEGRVLFFNERLRKLLSCPNLAVGSSLDSSLLLNHVGRVMQQARISGVPYKEQIAGVTEGQQFTVYAAVAEEDKCVLAVVSDISRMKRLEQMRSEFVGNVTHELKTPLTSIRASIELLKSENRDAETRAYFYDVLDMEAERLQHLIDDMLALSRLENMREDPAAHPVSVAKAVAASVKRLKPAAQKNEVTVSCQVDPALYVCCSPMRLEQLFGNLIENAVKYNRPGGTVTVTGAVQREAAAVRVQDTGIGIAPQHIPRLFERFYRVDTSRSREIGGTGLGLSIVKHIAVLYGGDISVESKVGEGSTFTVRLPLACPKAENNSLPD; encoded by the coding sequence TTGAAAAAGAAAATGGCGCTGCTGAATGTTCTGATTGTTGTGGTCAGCTTTGTGGCAGCTTTTTTGTTATGCGCTTTTCAGCTGCGCAGCCAGTATCAGCGGGAATTCAGCCGACGGCTGGACGCGGTTCTGTCCCTTTCTTCGTTGGAGTCCGAGCAGTTTGCAGAAAATCCGCAGAAGGAAGCACAGAGGCTTGGCAGTGCCCTGCAAAAAGCAGGGCAGCAGGTGCGTGTCAGCATTATTGAACGAAGCGGCCGTGTGATTGGGGACAGCGAATGTAAGGATATCCACGAAAACCACTTGCAGCGGCCGGAGGTACAGCAAGCCCTGCACAGCGGCCGCGGCTATGACCTGCGTCAGAGTGAAACCACACATGAAGGGTATTTGTATGCGGCACAGCGCGTGAATGCCCAGTATATTCTGCGTGCAGCGCTGCGCACAACCGAAATGGATACGGCCATGCGGAATTTGGCGGTCACAGCGGGTATTTGTTTGGCTGTCGGCATTTTCATTGCATGTGCGGCAACACTGCCGATGCTGTCCCACACGTTTCAGCCGCTTCAGGAACTGACCAGTGCGGCGGAGGAAATCAGCCGGGGAAATTACAGCAGCCGAATGTCTGTAAAGAATCCCAATGATGAGGTAGGCAGACTGGCACGCTCGTTTAATCGAATGAGCTGCAGTACCGAAAATGCCATACTAGAGCTGCGCCACAGCCAAAGCCGTCTGAAAAGTTTGCTGGAAGGCATGGACGACGGTGTACTTGCCATTGACGGGGAGGGACGCGTCCTGTTCTTTAATGAACGGCTTCGAAAGTTGCTTTCCTGTCCCAATCTGGCGGTCGGTTCGTCCCTTGACAGCAGCCTGCTGTTAAATCATGTTGGCAGAGTTATGCAGCAGGCACGAATAAGCGGCGTACCCTATAAGGAACAAATTGCCGGTGTGACGGAGGGCCAGCAGTTTACCGTGTATGCGGCGGTGGCGGAAGAGGATAAATGTGTTTTGGCTGTTGTCAGTGACATCAGCCGCATGAAGCGCTTAGAGCAGATGCGCAGTGAATTTGTGGGCAATGTCACCCATGAGCTGAAAACACCGCTGACCTCTATCCGTGCCAGCATCGAGCTGCTGAAAAGCGAAAATCGTGATGCCGAAACCCGAGCCTATTTTTACGATGTGCTGGATATGGAAGCGGAACGTTTGCAGCACCTGATTGACGATATGCTGGCGCTTTCCCGTTTGGAAAATATGCGGGAGGACCCGGCGGCGCACCCTGTCAGTGTAGCGAAAGCGGTTGCTGCCAGCGTGAAGCGGCTGAAGCCCGCCGCACAGAAAAATGAGGTCACTGTCAGCTGTCAGGTGGACCCTGCGCTTTATGTCTGCTGTTCTCCCATGCGGCTGGAGCAGCTGTTTGGCAACCTGATTGAAAATGCGGTCAAGTATAACCGGCCCGGCGGCACCGTTACGGTGACGGGTGCAGTACAGCGGGAGGCCGCTGCTGTGCGGGTACAGGATACGGGAATAGGGATTGCGCCGCAGCATATTCCGCGTCTGTTTGAGCGGTTTTACCGGGTAGATACCAGCCGATCCCGTGAAATCGGCGGTACGGGATTGGGACTTTCTATCGTGAAGCACATCGCCGTTTTATACGGCGGTGATATCAGTGTGGAAAGCAAGGTCGGGGAAGGCTCCACCTTTACGGTACGTCTGCCGCTGGCCTGCCCGAAAGCAGAAAACAATAGCCTGCCGGATTAA
- a CDS encoding response regulator transcription factor translates to MPEEEEQAVALVYIADDERNIRKLIAFGLKDAGFETGEFPDGETLLQGIRLRRPDAVLLDWMMPGMDGLQICRALRQNEKTHAIPILMLTAKGEEIDKVLGLEMGADDYITKPFGIKELCARVRAVLRRASRQPNVPESVLNGAGIHVDVTRHTVQKVGQEVELTAKEFDLLCMLMRHAGKVLTRDTLLDKVWGVAYFGDTRTVDVHVRYLRQKIEDNPDNPTRILTVRGVGYKFCTQEAAENT, encoded by the coding sequence ATGCCGGAAGAGGAGGAACAGGCAGTGGCACTGGTGTATATCGCAGATGATGAACGGAATATTCGAAAGCTGATTGCATTTGGCTTAAAAGACGCCGGCTTTGAAACCGGCGAATTTCCGGACGGAGAAACGCTGCTGCAGGGCATCCGTCTGCGGCGGCCGGATGCCGTCCTGCTGGACTGGATGATGCCGGGAATGGATGGTCTGCAGATATGTCGTGCTCTGCGGCAGAACGAGAAAACACACGCGATTCCCATTTTGATGCTGACCGCAAAAGGGGAGGAAATTGATAAAGTTCTGGGCCTGGAAATGGGCGCAGATGACTACATAACAAAACCGTTCGGCATAAAGGAATTGTGTGCCCGTGTGCGTGCGGTGCTGCGGCGTGCTTCTCGGCAGCCGAACGTGCCGGAGTCGGTCCTGAATGGGGCGGGCATTCATGTGGACGTTACCCGCCATACCGTACAAAAAGTTGGGCAGGAAGTGGAGCTGACCGCAAAAGAATTTGACCTTTTGTGTATGTTGATGCGTCACGCGGGCAAGGTTCTTACACGGGACACCCTGTTGGACAAAGTCTGGGGTGTGGCCTATTTTGGCGATACCCGCACTGTGGACGTTCATGTGCGTTACCTGCGTCAGAAAATAGAAGATAATCCGGACAATCCCACTCGAATCCTGACTGTGCGCGGTGTAGGCTACAAATTTTGTACACAGGAGGCGGCTGAGAACACTTGA
- the phoU gene encoding phosphate signaling complex protein PhoU, with amino-acid sequence MPRKHFDQELEQLTQRITEMGDAIHERIVSTIRVLRTGDTELARQIAGSDGSIDHMENENEKLCLNLIVSQQPIASDLRTIAGSLKILTDMEREADQCADICEMVAAEGLSDSQSLPLSHIVATLEKVDNMFSGAMDVFLSQDVERAREICQADDEVDALFGKIVLEVCTSIAQNSSHVMRDADLLFIIKYVERMGDHATNIAEWVIYMVTGEHKDLNKGGKIIP; translated from the coding sequence TTGCCCAGAAAACATTTTGACCAGGAGCTGGAACAGCTTACACAGAGAATTACCGAAATGGGAGATGCCATTCACGAACGGATTGTGTCTACTATCCGTGTGCTTCGTACCGGGGATACCGAACTTGCCCGGCAGATTGCAGGAAGTGACGGCAGCATTGACCATATGGAAAATGAAAACGAGAAGCTTTGCCTGAACCTAATTGTCAGTCAGCAGCCGATTGCCAGTGACCTGCGCACCATTGCCGGCAGTTTAAAAATCCTGACGGATATGGAGCGGGAAGCGGACCAGTGTGCGGACATCTGTGAAATGGTTGCTGCCGAGGGGTTGTCGGACAGCCAAAGCTTGCCGCTTAGCCATATCGTTGCCACACTGGAAAAAGTGGATAATATGTTTTCTGGAGCGATGGATGTTTTCCTAAGCCAAGATGTGGAGCGGGCCAGAGAAATTTGCCAAGCCGATGACGAAGTGGACGCTCTGTTTGGGAAAATTGTATTGGAAGTTTGCACGTCCATTGCGCAGAATTCGTCCCATGTCATGCGTGACGCGGATTTATTGTTCATTATTAAATATGTGGAACGCATGGGAGACCACGCAACCAATATCGCGGAATGGGTTATCTATATGGTAACAGGGGAACACAAAGATTTAAATAAAGGTGGGAAAATTATTCCCTGA
- the pstB gene encoding phosphate ABC transporter ATP-binding protein PstB translates to MNNGEMTWSSSIRTAAAPQTTQQEKTAAQLADGEEDKTVYGELSGIDHVKVGIENLNLYYESAQDSLHALKNLTMRIASNRITAFIGPSGCGKSTCLKTLNRMNDLVPGCRITGSITIDGQDIYAPDMDVTLLRKRAGMVFQKANPFPMSIYDNIAYGPRIHGTKNKAKLDEIVETSLKAAALWDEVKDRLKKSALGMSGGQQQRLCIARALAVQPEILLMDEPTSALDPISTLKIEDLMDDLRKKYTVVIVTHNMQQAARIADNTAFFLMGHLVEYTNTTAMFNNPTDARTERYITGRFG, encoded by the coding sequence ATGAATAACGGAGAAATGACATGGAGCAGCAGTATCCGCACAGCGGCCGCTCCGCAGACAACGCAGCAGGAAAAAACTGCTGCACAGCTGGCAGATGGGGAAGAGGACAAAACGGTTTATGGGGAACTTTCCGGTATCGACCACGTCAAAGTCGGCATTGAAAATCTTAACCTGTACTATGAAAGTGCACAGGATTCCCTGCACGCGCTGAAAAATCTAACTATGCGGATTGCATCAAACCGCATTACGGCTTTTATCGGGCCTTCTGGATGCGGCAAGTCCACTTGCCTGAAAACGCTGAACCGTATGAATGATTTGGTCCCTGGCTGCCGCATTACCGGCTCCATTACAATAGACGGACAGGACATTTATGCACCGGATATGGATGTAACCCTGCTGCGCAAACGGGCAGGCATGGTCTTTCAAAAAGCCAACCCCTTTCCCATGAGCATTTATGATAATATTGCCTATGGACCACGCATTCACGGTACTAAGAACAAGGCAAAACTGGACGAGATTGTGGAAACCAGCCTAAAGGCAGCGGCCCTGTGGGACGAAGTAAAAGACCGGCTGAAAAAAAGCGCGCTGGGTATGTCCGGCGGGCAGCAACAGCGGCTGTGCATTGCACGGGCGCTGGCTGTGCAGCCAGAAATTCTATTGATGGATGAACCCACCAGTGCGCTGGACCCAATCTCTACACTGAAGATAGAGGACCTGATGGACGACCTGCGCAAAAAGTATACGGTCGTTATTGTGACACATAATATGCAGCAGGCGGCCCGCATTGCGGACAATACAGCATTTTTTCTGATGGGGCATTTGGTGGAATACACAAATACAACCGCTATGTTTAATAACCCCACAGACGCACGCACCGAGCGCTATATTACAGGCCGTTTCGGCTGA
- the pstA gene encoding phosphate ABC transporter permease PstA, translated as MKNKEQAQAASRRSRTADRFMTGVFYAVAGFFLLLLLAFVAYILINGFRDATPQMLSFTEDGVGNQLFNTLYLVFLALLISVPIGILAGIYLAEYAKDGPLTHFVRICVEALSSLPSIVIGLFGYLVFILMTHSQWNLFAGALAVSLLCLPLITTTTADAFRALPQEYKEGSLALGATHWQSITKMLLPACVPRIMTGVILAAGRGFGEAAALLYTAGMSTDINWSNWNLASPTCALNPFRPGETLALQVWASRTESIAANATQIANFSSAILILLVLLFSLLARLLNRHLDRKATGTES; from the coding sequence ATGAAAAATAAAGAACAAGCACAGGCAGCAAGCCGACGCAGCCGCACAGCGGACCGCTTCATGACCGGTGTGTTTTACGCAGTGGCGGGCTTTTTCCTACTGTTGCTGCTCGCTTTTGTGGCGTACATTTTGATTAATGGCTTTCGGGATGCAACACCGCAGATGCTTTCCTTTACAGAGGACGGCGTGGGCAACCAACTGTTTAATACGCTTTATCTCGTCTTTTTAGCACTGCTTATCAGTGTCCCAATTGGCATTTTGGCGGGTATTTATTTGGCTGAGTACGCGAAGGACGGCCCACTAACACATTTTGTCCGCATTTGTGTGGAAGCGCTTTCTTCACTGCCCTCAATTGTCATCGGCCTGTTCGGCTATCTGGTATTCATTTTAATGACGCATTCCCAGTGGAACCTGTTTGCCGGTGCGCTGGCTGTTTCCCTTTTGTGTCTGCCGCTGATTACCACAACAACAGCAGACGCTTTTCGTGCACTGCCACAGGAGTATAAAGAGGGAAGCCTGGCGCTGGGCGCAACACACTGGCAGTCCATTACCAAAATGCTGCTGCCGGCCTGTGTCCCGCGCATTATGACCGGCGTCATTTTGGCCGCCGGCCGCGGATTTGGGGAAGCGGCAGCGTTGCTGTACACGGCGGGTATGAGTACCGACATCAACTGGAGCAACTGGAATTTGGCCTCGCCAACCTGTGCGCTCAACCCATTCCGCCCCGGTGAAACGCTGGCTTTGCAGGTATGGGCTTCCCGAACGGAATCGATTGCCGCCAATGCGACGCAGATTGCCAACTTCAGTTCCGCCATTCTTATCCTGTTGGTGCTGCTTTTCAGCCTGCTGGCACGTCTGCTTAACCGCCATTTGGACCGGAAAGCAACCGGTACCGAGTCATGA
- the pstC gene encoding phosphate ABC transporter permease subunit PstC, producing MKGKHKVRKDNAGRIVVTAFGIFMIAITFAIGIFLAYKGLGTFTKYGHSVGEFLFSSHWDPADDFTGGGSVGAAVFIVGSLLTCGLALLIALPGSIASAVFMTEISPRFGERVFQPAAEIFVGIPSVVYGWVGMSVLVPFIRRVFHLQMGYGVLTAAIVLAIMIYPSITTVSADAIRGVSRSCREASYGLGATRWQTIYKTVLPSAKSGIFTGIILGLARAFGEALAVAMVIGQRKAFPVNIFSPTTNLTAAIAADMGGAAEGGEYNTALWTMALLLLLISLLFIFLVHLILGKAEKGK from the coding sequence ATGAAGGGAAAGCATAAGGTCAGGAAGGACAACGCCGGCCGTATTGTGGTGACCGCCTTCGGCATTTTTATGATTGCCATTACGTTCGCCATTGGAATTTTCCTTGCGTACAAAGGGCTGGGTACGTTTACAAAGTATGGACACAGTGTGGGGGAATTCCTGTTTTCTTCCCACTGGGACCCGGCGGATGATTTTACGGGCGGCGGCTCGGTCGGTGCGGCGGTTTTCATTGTCGGCTCACTGCTGACCTGCGGCTTGGCTTTGCTCATTGCGCTGCCGGGCAGCATCGCTTCCGCGGTGTTTATGACTGAAATTTCCCCGCGCTTTGGGGAACGTGTCTTTCAGCCCGCGGCGGAAATCTTTGTTGGAATCCCGTCCGTTGTGTACGGCTGGGTTGGCATGAGTGTGCTGGTGCCGTTTATCCGTCGTGTGTTTCACCTGCAGATGGGATACGGTGTACTCACGGCGGCAATCGTATTGGCAATTATGATATATCCGTCTATTACGACCGTTTCGGCGGATGCCATTCGCGGTGTTTCGCGCAGCTGCCGGGAGGCTTCCTATGGCTTGGGGGCCACCCGTTGGCAGACCATTTATAAAACGGTGCTGCCATCGGCTAAGTCCGGAATTTTTACGGGCATTATATTGGGGCTGGCACGCGCCTTTGGCGAAGCGCTGGCGGTGGCCATGGTCATTGGTCAGCGCAAAGCTTTTCCGGTCAATATCTTTTCACCGACGACCAACCTGACTGCGGCCATTGCCGCGGATATGGGCGGCGCGGCGGAAGGCGGCGAGTATAACACAGCATTGTGGACCATGGCACTGCTGCTGCTGCTGATTTCCCTCCTGTTCATTTTTCTGGTACATCTTATTTTGGGAAAGGCGGAAAAGGGAAAATGA
- a CDS encoding phosphate ABC transporter substrate-binding protein encodes MKKKVGSVLTGAMCMAVFFAGCQSAAPYSGTGSGTGAVSGTVIGSGSSALLPLAQNAAKAFKAKNPNVSVTLNAGGSGTGLKQVADGSVDIGNSDVAAAAKLSSDRASVLVDHKVCVVSMATIVNKDVGDKVKNLTKEQLIDIFTAKTKNWKEVGGPDEPIVLMTRPKTSGTRALFAKYALGGKEEASNAALETDNSGILLKSIEENKGAVGYVALSYLVGNNKDRVSTISIDGTAPTLENTYNGKYPVWGYEHMYTKGEAKGAVKAYLNYIVSSEYSGKMEELGYGVTSKIQSSVTNSRNAEENKSSK; translated from the coding sequence ATGAAAAAAAAAGTAGGTTCTGTTTTAACAGGAGCCATGTGTATGGCGGTTTTCTTTGCGGGGTGTCAGTCGGCCGCGCCGTATTCCGGAACAGGCAGCGGTACAGGTGCTGTTTCCGGTACAGTGATTGGCTCCGGCTCCTCCGCACTGCTGCCGCTGGCGCAGAATGCGGCAAAAGCTTTTAAAGCCAAGAATCCGAATGTTTCGGTTACACTGAATGCCGGCGGTTCCGGCACAGGCCTAAAGCAGGTTGCCGACGGTTCGGTTGATATCGGCAATTCGGACGTTGCCGCCGCGGCCAAGCTTTCATCTGATAGAGCATCTGTACTGGTTGACCACAAAGTTTGTGTTGTTTCCATGGCAACGATTGTCAACAAGGACGTGGGGGACAAGGTTAAAAACCTGACCAAAGAGCAGTTAATTGATATTTTCACGGCAAAGACAAAGAACTGGAAAGAAGTTGGCGGGCCGGATGAACCGATTGTTCTGATGACGCGTCCAAAGACCTCCGGAACCCGCGCACTGTTTGCAAAATATGCGCTGGGGGGTAAGGAAGAGGCCTCAAATGCAGCCCTCGAAACTGACAACTCCGGAATTTTGCTGAAAAGCATTGAAGAGAATAAAGGCGCCGTCGGTTATGTTGCGCTCAGCTATCTGGTGGGCAACAACAAGGACCGTGTTTCCACCATTTCGATTGACGGGACGGCACCGACACTAGAAAATACCTACAACGGAAAATACCCAGTTTGGGGCTACGAGCATATGTACACAAAGGGTGAAGCCAAAGGCGCCGTAAAAGCATATCTCAATTATATTGTATCCAGTGAATACAGCGGCAAAATGGAGGAACTTGGCTATGGCGTAACTTCCAAAATACAATCGTCTGTTACCAACAGCCGCAACGCGGAAGAAAACAAATCCAGCAAGTAA
- a CDS encoding fructose-1,6-bisphosphatase, with product MKDERFLKLMSRTYPTAQATAAEIINLKAILTLPKGTEYFFSDLHGESGAFLYQLRSASGVVRRKINDLFEQSLGTDEQDELAALIYYPESGLEKAHRQKENYDDWSRITIYRLVELCKDAGSKYTRSKVRKKMPENFAYIIDELMHASGSNKQHYTHEIIFTIVETGMGDDFIIALCYLIQSILVDRLHIIGDVFDRGPHADVIMDALMEQRDIDIQWGNHDMSWMGAACGSPALVANVVRLGISYNNFDVLEDGYGINLRPLSDFAARIYADDPCSCFSPHTLDANEYDPVDLPLAAKMHKAITIIQLKLEEQLIHRHPEYHMENRLLLERIDFTANTTRVDGTTYPLRDTLFPTVNPKSPLKLTAEEQELMHALVSSFSHSERLQRHIRFLFSNGSMYLSCNSNLLYHGCIPLKKDGSFATVSINGKTYSGKSYFDYIDTTVRQMFFSPHGSHVQQNAADFAWYLWCGPLSPLFGKSKLSMFERYFLDDPKTRVEVMNPYYTHLDDQKVCENILEEFGLDPATSHIINGHVPVRLKEGESPIKAGGKLFMIDGGISKAYQNQTGIGGYTLVYNSHYLALAQHMPLAPGKRMEEQSPKVQIVEAVKKRVTVGDTDTGAELRQQIAELEDLLAAYRSGQCKEKIRK from the coding sequence ATGAAGGATGAACGCTTCCTAAAGCTAATGAGCCGAACCTACCCAACTGCACAGGCCACCGCCGCTGAGATTATTAACCTAAAGGCCATTCTCACCCTACCAAAGGGAACCGAATACTTTTTCAGTGACCTGCACGGGGAAAGCGGTGCGTTCCTATACCAACTGCGCAGCGCCAGCGGTGTTGTCCGCCGGAAAATCAACGACTTATTTGAACAGAGCCTTGGCACCGATGAGCAGGACGAGCTTGCTGCACTCATCTATTACCCGGAATCCGGACTGGAAAAAGCACACCGCCAAAAAGAAAATTATGACGACTGGTCACGCATTACTATTTACCGCCTAGTAGAGCTGTGCAAAGATGCCGGAAGCAAGTACACCCGCAGCAAAGTCCGTAAAAAAATGCCGGAAAACTTTGCCTACATCATAGACGAATTGATGCACGCAAGCGGCAGCAACAAACAGCATTATACCCATGAAATCATTTTTACGATTGTGGAAACCGGCATGGGGGACGATTTCATTATTGCGCTGTGCTACCTGATTCAAAGCATTTTAGTAGACCGCCTACATATTATCGGCGACGTGTTCGACCGCGGCCCACACGCGGACGTGATTATGGATGCCTTAATGGAGCAGCGAGACATCGACATTCAGTGGGGCAACCACGATATGTCCTGGATGGGTGCCGCCTGCGGAAGTCCGGCATTGGTTGCCAACGTGGTGCGCCTCGGCATTAGCTACAACAACTTTGATGTGCTGGAAGACGGCTATGGTATTAACCTGCGCCCGCTGTCCGATTTTGCAGCCCGCATTTATGCCGATGACCCCTGCTCCTGCTTCTCTCCCCACACACTGGATGCAAACGAATATGACCCCGTTGACCTGCCGCTGGCGGCAAAAATGCACAAAGCCATCACGATTATCCAGCTGAAGCTGGAAGAGCAGCTGATTCACCGGCACCCCGAATACCATATGGAAAACCGTCTGCTGCTGGAACGCATTGACTTCACCGCAAATACCACTCGGGTAGATGGTACTACCTATCCGCTGCGGGACACCCTCTTCCCCACTGTAAACCCCAAATCCCCGCTGAAACTGACAGCGGAAGAGCAGGAGCTTATGCACGCACTGGTTTCTTCTTTCAGTCATTCGGAACGCTTGCAGCGGCATATTCGCTTCCTGTTCTCCAACGGCAGCATGTATCTGTCCTGTAACTCAAACCTGCTGTATCATGGCTGCATTCCACTGAAAAAGGACGGTTCCTTTGCCACTGTTTCCATTAACGGCAAAACATACAGCGGCAAGTCCTATTTTGACTACATAGATACGACTGTGCGGCAGATGTTCTTCTCGCCGCATGGCAGCCACGTCCAACAAAACGCCGCCGATTTCGCATGGTACCTGTGGTGCGGTCCGCTTTCTCCTCTGTTCGGAAAGAGCAAGCTGTCCATGTTTGAACGGTATTTTCTGGACGACCCGAAAACACGCGTGGAGGTCATGAATCCTTATTATACCCATCTGGATGACCAAAAAGTCTGTGAAAATATTCTGGAAGAGTTCGGACTGGACCCCGCCACCAGCCATATTATCAACGGCCATGTGCCCGTTCGTCTGAAAGAGGGAGAGTCCCCCATTAAGGCTGGCGGAAAACTCTTTATGATAGACGGCGGCATCAGCAAAGCCTACCAAAATCAGACCGGCATCGGCGGCTATACGTTGGTTTACAACTCACACTATCTAGCACTGGCGCAGCACATGCCGCTGGCTCCTGGCAAACGAATGGAAGAGCAAAGCCCCAAGGTACAGATTGTAGAAGCGGTTAAAAAGCGCGTGACCGTCGGTGACACAGACACCGGCGCCGAACTGCGTCAGCAAATAGCGGAATTGGAAGACCTCCTGGCAGCTTACCGTTCCGGCCAGTGCAAAGAAAAGATTCGCAAATAA